One part of the Bacillus sp. FJAT-27916 genome encodes these proteins:
- a CDS encoding CDP-glycerol glycerophosphotransferase family protein — MINVRKLFKRKKKRRNQYLNIKQSGDTLYISGHLNTQTDTVSELWLKCRETEEWFSAGEIKPSAKFQFKISLGELIAKLPNVESFYDWYLTILVPAKSISEKRFEKLSQSESTEMVQCNGEEAFQYKIRLGRFETTDIPSPFLPYHFQDRKVIPFVTEKGNLSLSVDKELNPSVRLQIDGIRRTGNELEVYGKIFTRHSVIQHGDLLLSNRATDEECQTPAAFELNQEETRQKYGLNRYSYHAIVPLGKEGHLLEEGIYDVFLKLQLNDTPEPYMVKLHRPTFRARYFAQDISKYIGDKGISVNPYYTFKASNLALEILSYSAENLKYLERMMKWAWLHRLVNRSKNVWLVGERPYKAQDTGYHFFKYVREQHPELPVYYVIEQESPELKNVEPLGNVVYFKSKEHIKLSLIAKRIISSHHADYLYPIRTQRFKRKVHALKIFLQHGVMGTKNMIANYGKDAPGFYTDIFLVSSDFEKAMIVNDFGYNPDQVYITGLSRFDELLADNVEKKRQLLIIPTWRDWILTEEHFLESEYYHRYKDLIQSETLRKLSETYNFEVIFCLHPNMQLYTDHFRDSPYQVISQGEVDVQTLIKESAMMLTDYSSVGFDFSFLQKPIVYYQFDRSRFIGKRPSHLELDEDLPGDITNDLDELLALIEEYASHDFEMKDAYKQRARKFLKYADRSSSERIFKLASDKSLKPKLSYRLQKQPIAKGIGKKFRKSKYYFPTMKAAYKLMRTFLPVDKNLIVFESGVGKQYADSPRKIYEKILEEKLPYKKVWIVNKGVHFRDPDTLKVKRLSPSYYYYLAKAGYWVNNQNFPSYINKRKETTYLQTWHGTPLKKMLFDIEQVQGRQEGYVERVSGAIKNWDYLISPSAYATKAFRSAFHYEGDVLEVGYPRNDLFYQDGLTEIAGRVREKLQLPTDKKVILYAPTFRDNQTNGANKFTFEIPFDLEAMKEKLGDEYILLLRLHVVISNKFKVPEELSDFVYNVSSYSDIQELLTISDVLVTDYSSVMFDYANLKRPILFYVYDFEEYRDNTRGFYMDFEQEAPGPLLQTSDELINALHDIDQVQHDYEGKYQQFYDRYCYLEDGHATDRVVEKVFPKKQS, encoded by the coding sequence ATGATTAACGTTCGGAAATTATTTAAACGAAAGAAAAAGCGTCGAAACCAATACCTTAATATTAAACAATCAGGGGATACCCTATACATATCAGGACACTTAAATACCCAAACGGATACGGTTTCCGAGCTTTGGTTGAAATGCCGGGAAACAGAAGAATGGTTTTCCGCGGGGGAGATTAAACCTTCTGCTAAATTCCAATTTAAGATTTCTCTAGGAGAGTTGATTGCTAAACTTCCTAATGTCGAATCTTTTTATGATTGGTATTTAACCATTCTAGTACCGGCCAAATCCATTAGTGAGAAACGATTTGAAAAATTAAGCCAATCAGAATCAACTGAAATGGTTCAATGTAATGGAGAAGAAGCCTTTCAATATAAGATTAGGCTTGGCCGTTTTGAAACAACCGATATCCCAAGCCCCTTCTTGCCTTACCATTTTCAAGATCGGAAGGTCATTCCGTTTGTAACAGAGAAAGGTAATCTCTCTCTCAGTGTAGATAAAGAATTGAATCCGTCCGTTCGCCTACAGATTGACGGAATTAGACGTACCGGCAATGAATTGGAAGTGTACGGCAAAATCTTTACAAGACATTCAGTCATTCAGCACGGGGATTTGCTATTAAGTAACCGCGCAACTGATGAGGAATGTCAGACACCCGCTGCATTCGAATTAAATCAAGAGGAAACGCGACAAAAATACGGATTGAATCGCTATAGCTATCATGCTATTGTCCCGCTCGGAAAAGAAGGTCATCTCTTAGAGGAAGGCATTTATGATGTCTTTTTGAAGCTCCAACTGAATGATACACCAGAGCCCTACATGGTGAAATTGCATCGGCCGACCTTCCGAGCACGCTACTTTGCACAGGATATTTCCAAATATATTGGGGATAAGGGTATATCCGTCAATCCGTATTACACATTTAAAGCATCGAATCTTGCCCTAGAGATTCTCAGCTACTCTGCGGAAAACTTGAAATATCTTGAGCGTATGATGAAATGGGCATGGCTCCACCGTCTTGTAAACCGTTCAAAAAATGTATGGTTGGTCGGAGAGCGGCCATATAAAGCACAGGATACTGGATATCACTTCTTTAAATATGTACGTGAACAACACCCTGAACTTCCTGTTTACTACGTAATTGAACAGGAATCACCCGAATTAAAGAACGTAGAGCCACTCGGGAATGTGGTCTATTTCAAATCGAAAGAACATATCAAATTAAGCTTGATTGCTAAACGGATTATCTCCTCTCATCATGCTGACTATCTATATCCAATTCGGACACAGCGCTTTAAACGGAAGGTACATGCACTAAAGATCTTCCTGCAGCACGGTGTTATGGGAACCAAAAATATGATTGCTAACTATGGGAAGGATGCACCCGGCTTCTACACCGATATTTTTCTTGTAAGCTCAGATTTCGAGAAGGCAATGATTGTGAATGACTTCGGTTATAATCCTGACCAAGTCTATATCACTGGTTTATCCCGATTCGATGAATTATTAGCTGATAATGTCGAGAAGAAACGCCAATTGCTGATCATTCCAACATGGCGCGACTGGATTCTTACGGAGGAGCATTTCCTTGAAAGTGAATACTATCACCGATACAAGGATCTAATCCAAAGTGAAACATTGCGTAAGCTTAGTGAGACCTATAATTTTGAGGTTATTTTCTGTCTGCACCCTAATATGCAGCTTTATACAGACCATTTCCGTGATTCTCCTTATCAAGTCATTTCACAGGGAGAGGTTGATGTTCAGACATTAATCAAGGAGAGTGCCATGATGCTGACGGATTACTCTAGTGTGGGATTCGACTTCAGCTTCTTGCAAAAACCGATTGTTTACTATCAATTTGATCGCAGTCGTTTTATAGGAAAACGTCCATCTCATTTAGAATTAGATGAGGATCTGCCAGGCGACATTACCAATGATCTTGATGAACTTTTGGCATTGATTGAAGAGTATGCATCACATGACTTCGAAATGAAGGATGCTTACAAACAACGAGCCCGCAAGTTCTTAAAGTATGCGGACCGGTCATCCTCTGAGAGAATCTTTAAACTTGCGAGTGACAAATCACTTAAACCAAAGTTATCGTATCGATTACAGAAACAGCCGATAGCGAAAGGTATTGGGAAGAAATTCAGAAAGAGCAAATACTATTTCCCGACTATGAAAGCTGCTTACAAATTGATGCGAACCTTCCTGCCTGTCGATAAGAATTTAATTGTTTTCGAGAGCGGTGTAGGCAAGCAATATGCGGATAGTCCACGGAAAATATACGAAAAGATTCTAGAGGAAAAGCTTCCATACAAGAAAGTATGGATCGTAAACAAAGGCGTTCATTTTAGAGATCCGGATACACTTAAGGTGAAACGTTTAAGCCCTTCTTACTACTATTACTTAGCTAAAGCGGGGTATTGGGTAAACAACCAAAACTTCCCGTCCTATATTAATAAGAGAAAAGAAACAACGTATTTACAAACCTGGCATGGAACACCGCTCAAGAAAATGCTCTTTGATATTGAGCAGGTTCAGGGCCGCCAAGAAGGATATGTTGAACGTGTCAGCGGCGCAATTAAGAACTGGGACTATCTTATCTCCCCAAGTGCCTATGCAACCAAGGCCTTTAGAAGCGCCTTCCATTACGAGGGGGATGTCCTTGAAGTAGGCTACCCGCGCAACGACTTATTCTATCAAGATGGGTTAACCGAGATAGCAGGAAGAGTGAGAGAAAAACTGCAACTACCGACAGACAAAAAGGTCATTCTTTATGCTCCTACCTTCAGGGACAACCAAACAAACGGCGCCAATAAGTTTACATTTGAGATTCCGTTTGATTTGGAAGCGATGAAGGAAAAGCTAGGAGATGAATACATCTTATTGCTTAGACTTCATGTCGTAATCAGCAATAAATTTAAGGTACCTGAAGAGTTAAGCGATTTTGTTTATAATGTTTCCAGCTACTCTGATATCCAAGAGTTATTGACCATTTCAGATGTCCTTGTCACGGACTATTCCTCTGTTATGTTTGATTATGCAAACCTTAAACGGCCAATTCTTTTCTATGTATATGACTTTGAAGAATACCGTGATAATACCCGCGGCTTCTACATGGACTTCGAACAAGAAGCTCCAGGGCCATTGCTTCAGACAAGTGATGAGCTGATAAATGCATTGCATGACATTGATCAAGTTCAGCATGACTATGAAGGAAAATACCAACAGTTCTATGATCGCTATTGCTATCTAGAGGATGGACATGCTACAGATCGTGTTGTGGAAAAGGTTTTCCCTAAAAAACAATCATAA